The proteins below are encoded in one region of Struthio camelus isolate bStrCam1 chromosome 23, bStrCam1.hap1, whole genome shotgun sequence:
- the ATP5IF1 gene encoding ATPase inhibitor, mitochondrial, whose protein sequence is MAAAAAVLRGGLRGAFLAQQQRAWSSGSGADQLGELGKGAGKGGGGGGAIREAGGAFGKKQAAEEERYFREKEREQLAALRKHHEEEIDHHKKEIERLQKEIERHKYKIKKLKDDD, encoded by the exons atggcggcggcggcggccgtgctgCGCGGCGGCCTGCGCGGGGCCTTCCTCGCGCAGCAGCAGCGCGCTTGGAGCTCGGGCTCGGGCGCCGACCAG CTCGGCGAGCTGGGCAAAGGAGCCGGGaagggtggcggcggcggcggcgccatccGCGAGGCCGGCGGAGCCTTCGGGAAGAAGCAGGCGGCCGAGGAGGAGCGATACTTCAG ggagaaggagagggagcagctcGCTGCCTTAAGGAAACACCATGAGGAAGAGATTGATCATCACAAGAAAGAGATAGAGCGCCTGCAGAAAGAAATTGAGCGTCATAAGTATAAGATCAAGAAGCTTAAAGATGATGACtaa